Proteins encoded in a region of the Triplophysa dalaica isolate WHDGS20190420 chromosome 10, ASM1584641v1, whole genome shotgun sequence genome:
- the crb1 gene encoding protein crumbs homolog 1 — protein sequence MDKNVMSLTKLKFVALFLLLPWAESLTPLKTSTLCLDKPCQNRAECREDPSDFLCQCESPVPALPSRRCHSSGASCQSSICQGNATCQSTGARPGELACQCVPGHDCHTSIQRCAQKLCGDGARCLAVQYRSPGYACICQEGYTGTFCEKKVDHCSPNPCRNRAICRSAGDGPTCFCVPGFQGKRCDIEVNECVSGPCRNGATCLDKIGHYVCLCKAGYTGTSCEIEIDECQSQPCLHGGSCHDHINGFWCTCLEGFQGEGCDINIDECSDQPCQNGAMCVDEINGYHCDCLQTGFTGVHCEVPPPLCWSQPCLNGALCKDEGENYTCKCSPGFEGRNCETDISECESVPCLNKGTCIELSWKTLYGTELLSPSHYNHQSAAGFICRCPPEFTGGLCELNVTACTTNPCHNGATCEDFLDTYTCVCLSETQDGIVYGGTNCTEPLVGCEGHACQNGALCVPFLSDGVHGYSCTCQSGYTGSYCQTSTAFSFETSGGYLHLQTPLIGAETNFNIRLSFRTVLKNTVLFERGSDGVTLILELQDSHLLLSLRSDPRPGSTSWTLTLPQAVSDGEWHTAEFVLGEDTLLLRLLESCNGNNICSRVIQIDPAALELESALESTFVGGLDRGGSSGSFIGCMRDLFVDSQLMVPEDWLSTLVVNVTQGCIHQDRCLSGPCENLGECVNLWQGYKCKCRRPYEGSNCAEVYITARFGHDDSSSYAIFTINDQLESDTLSVSMFLRTWKESGLLVLLANSTTQYFGLWLEKGKLKVQLNSLKISSVGSVVNDGEIHFVSITVKEGVMIVQASGHELRLMDVHTFSILLGDKVYVGGLVDGLESSAFGGFFKGCLQDLQLNERKLQFFPLAVSAMSYKPDHMVNITSGCTSDDSCSKNPCQNGGLCFSAWDDFTCNCPPYTAGRRCEEVSWCELKPCPPQAACRALKWGYECISNVTFQGTGTLIYRGNGLITRHLSSIMFSIRTRKRNVPVLHAESGSDFLTVSIQDGFLALELLSGPSFTSSPLSPMTLHSSKPVSDGQWHYVELLMADPWANTSKWIMVSLNEMDEMDEQTVSNSAAGNLDFIREGVDILLGGLGPESGWNLIGCLSTVEIGGIVLPYYGPDELRFPQMQDEKFEKISEVPVEVGCVGGMVCEPNACLNGGVCEDLFSNIECFCPPGWVGDRCEMNVNSCSSNPCRHGYCSEEGLAYDCTCESGYTGANCEVKVDACAAHKCANGGTCLRGIDSYSCLCPHKFTGQNCTVRIEEIPWYVVLKNLPPKLPVSICGDEEHNYTCFNGGNCSETTLMCDCLHGFSGHWCELDLDECISNPCLNGGYCHNLVNKFQCICEMTFAGDTCEMDVSAENVTSNLLLSISLVSVVLLLGLFAVATALVMTLSRRATRGTYSPSRQEKEGSRVEMWNIVQPPPMERLI from the exons ATGGATAAGAATGTCATGAGTTTAACGAAGCTCAAATTCGTTGCCTTGTTCCTTCTCTTGCCGTGGGCAGAAA GTTTAACACCTCTCAAGACCTCAACCCTCTGCCTGGACAAGCCATGCCAAAACAGGGCAGAGTGTAGGGAAGACCCATCTGACTTTCTCTGCCAGTGCGAGTCTCCAGTGCCAGCCTTGCCCAGCAGGCGATGCCACTCTTCTGGTGCATCCTGCCAGTCGTCCATCTGCCAGGGCAATGCGACGTGCCAGTCCACTGGCGCCCGCCCAGGGGAACTAGCCTGCCAATGCGTGCCGGGGCATGACTGTCACACTAGCATCCAGCGCTGTGCTCAGAAGCTGTGTGGAGATGGTGCCCGCTGTCTGGCAGTACAATACAGGAGTCCAGGGTACGCATGCATCTGTCAAGAAGGCTACACTGGGACTTTCTGTGAGAAAAAGGTGGACCATTGCTCCCCCAACCCGTGCCGCAACCGTGCCATCTGCCGGAGCGCAGGGGACGGCCCCACCTGCTTCTGTGTGCCGGGATTCCAGGGCAAACGCTGCGACATTGAGGTGAATGAATGCGTGTCGGGGCCCTGCAGGAACGGAGCCACCTGTCTGGACAAGATCGGCCATTATGTCTGTCTCTGCAAGGCTGGGTACACGG GTACCAGCTGCGAGATTGAGATTGATGAGTGTCAATCACAGCCCTGTCTCCACGGCGGCAGTTGCCATGACCACATCAATGGCTTCTGGTGTACCTGCTTGGAAGGCTTCCAGGGGGAGGGCTGTGACATCAACATTGATGAGTGCAGTGACCAGCCATGCCAAAATGGGGCAATGTGTGTGGATGAAATAAATGG CTACCACTGTGACTGCTTACAAACTGGTTTTACTGGTGTTCACTGTGAGGTTCCACCTCCACTCTGCTGGTCTCAACCCTGCCTCAATGGCGCCCTCTGTAAGGATGAAGGCGAGAACTACACCTGCAAATGCTCTCCTG ggttCGAGGGTCGTAACTGTGAAACGGACATCAGCGAGTGTGAAAGCGTCCCGTGTTTGAATAAAGGCACATGTATTGAGCTTTCTTGGAAAACCCTTTACGGCACTGAGCTCCTCTCACCTTCTCATTACAACCATCAGAGCGCTGCTGGCTTTATCTGCAGGTGTCCACCAGAATTCACAG GTGGCTTGTGCGAGCTGAACGTCACTGCCTGTACCACCAACCCGTGTCATAATGGTGCCACGTGCGAGGACTTCCTGGACACCTACACGTGCGTCTGCCTATCAGAGACCCAAGATGGCATCGTGTACGGGGGAACCAACTGTACTGAGCCGCTGGTGGGTTGCGAGGGCCATGCTTGCCAGAATGGGGCACTCTGCGTACCGTTTCTGAGCGATGGCGTACACGGTTACAGCTGCACCTGTCAGTCAGGCTACACTGGCTCATACTGCCAGACTTCCACCGCATTCTCCTTTGAGACGTCCGGAGGCTACCTGCACTTGCAGACGCCCCTGATTGGAGCTGAGACTAATTTTAATATCAGGTTAAGCTTTCGCACCGTTTTGAAGAACACGGTACTCTTTGAGAGGGGTAGTGATGGGGTCACGCTCATCCTGGAGCTGCAAGACAGCCATCTGCTTCTTAGTCTTAGGAGTGACCCTCGACCAGGTTCAACAAGTTGGACACTGACTCTACCTCAGGCCGTTTCTGATGGCGAGTGGCACACAGCAGAATTCGTGCTTGGGGAGGATACGCTACTGCTGCGACTGTTGGAAAGCTGCAACGGAAACAATATCTGCAGTAGAGTCATCCAAATAGATCCAGCTGCCCTTGAGCTGGAGTCAGCTCTAGAAAGCACCTTTGTTGGAGGATTGGACAGAGGAGGGAGTTCTGGATCCTTCATCGGATGCATGAGGGACTTGTTTGTGGACTCACAACTGATGGTGCCGGAGGATTGGTTGAGCACCTTGGTGGTCAACGTCACGCAGGGATGCATCCATCAAGATCGATGTCTTTCAGGGCCATGCGAGAACCTTGGAGAGTGTGTTAACCTCTGGCAAGGGTACAAGTGCAAGTGTCGGCGACCGTATGAGGGTTCAAACTGTGCGGAAG TGTATATCACAGCCAGATTTGGCCATGATGACTCGTCAAGCTATGCCATCTTCACCATCAACGACCAGTTGGAATCGGACACACTCTCAGTCTCCATGTTCTTGCGCACATGGAAGGAATCGGGTCTGTTGGTGCTCCTTGCCAACAGCACGACTCAGTACTTTGGACTGTGGTTGGAAAAGGGAAAACTAAAAGTGCAACTCAACAGCTTGAAGATCTCATCAGTTGGAAGTGTGGTCAACGATGGGGAGATCCACTTTGTCAGCATTACCGTCAAGGAGGGCGTGATGATTGTGCAGGCATCGGGCCATGAATTAAGACTAATGGACGTTCACACGTTTTCCATTCTGCTTGGGGATAAGGTGTATGTTGGCGGGTTGGTTGATGGACTAGAATCATCTGCCTTTGGTGGTTTTTTTAAAGGGTGTTTGCAGGACTTACAGCTCAACGAAAGGAAACTCCAGTTTTTTCCACTTGCCGTCTCAGCGATGTCGTATAAACCGGACCACATGGTTAATATCACCTCAGGGTGCACGAGTGATGACTCTTGCTCT AAAAATCCATGTCAAAATGGTGGCCTGTGTTTCTCCGCATGGGATGACTTTACATGCAACTGCCCTCCTTACACAGCAGGGCGACGCTGTGAGGAGGTGAGCTGGTGCGAGCTCAAACCCTGCCCGCCGCAGGCAGCATGCAGGGCCCTCAAATGGGGCTACGAAT GCATTTCAAATGTGACCTTTCAGGGCACTGGCACTCTCATATACCGTGGCAACGGTCTGATCACCCGCCACCTCAGCAGCATCATGTTCAGCATCCGTACACGCAAACGCAATGTGCCGGTGTTACACGCCGAGAGCGGCTCTGACTTTTTGACCGTATCCATTCAGGATGGCTTTCTGGCACTTGAGCTCCTGAGCGGACCTTCCTTCACCTCATCACCTCTCTCACCGATGACCCTACACAGCTCAAAACCAGTATCTGATGGACAGTGGCATTACGTGGAGCTCCTCATGGCCGATCCCTGGGCAAACACCTCCAAGTGGATCATGGTTTCATTGAACGAAATGGACGAAATGGATGAGCAAACAGTATCAAACTCTGCGGCGGGAAATCTGGATTTTATTCGAGAAGGCGTGGATATCTTACTTGGTGGGCTGGGCCCGGAGTCTGGCTGGAATCTTATTGGATGTCTGAGTACCGTTGAAATCGGCGGTATCGTGCTTCCGTATTACGGTCCTGACGAGTTGAGGTTTCCACAAATGCAGGATGAGAAGTTTGAGAAGATATCAGAGGTTCCCGTCGAGGTTGGATGTGTTGGTGGGATGGTTTGTGAACCCAACGCTTGTCTGAATGGAGGTGTTTGTGAAGATCTCTTCAGCAACATTGAATGCTTCTGTCCGCCGGGTTGGGTCGGCGATCGTTGCGAGATGAACGTAAACTCCTGCTCATCCAACCCTTGTCGCCATGGATACTGCAGCGAAGAGGGTCTCGCGTACGACTGCACTTGCGAGAGTGGCTACACTGGAGCCAACTGCGAGGTGAAGGTGGACGCATGTGCCGCCCACAAGTGTGCCAATGGAGGGACATGCTTGCGTGGAATCGACAGCTATTCTTGTCTATGTCCCCACAAGTTTACGGGGCAAAATTGCAC TGTTCGGATTGAAGAGATTCCGTGGTATGTTGTTCTCAAGAACTT ACCCCCAAAGCTCCCGGTGTCCATCTGTGGTGACGAAGAGCACAACTACACGTGTTTCAACGGGGGTAACTGTTCTGAGACCACCCTGATGTGTGACTGCCTCCATGGGTTTTCGGGTCACTG GTGTGAATTAGACCTCGACGAGTGTATATCTAACCCTTGCTTGAATGGCGGCTACTGCCATAACTTGGTCAACAAGTTCCAGTGTATCTGTGAAATGACTTTCGCCGGCGACACCTGCGAAATGGAC GTGAGTGCAGAGAACGTGACCTCTAACCTGCTGCTGTCCATCAGTCTGGTGTCTGTGGTTCTGTTGTTGGGTCTGTTCGCCGTTGCCACGGCCTTGGTGATGACGCTGAGCCGTCGGGCAACACGTGGGACCTACAGTCCCAGTCGTCAGGAGAAAGAAGGTTCTCGAGTGGAGATGTGGAACATCGTGCAGCCTCCACCAATGGAGAGACTCATCTGA